The following DNA comes from Candidatus Flexicrinis proximus.
ACCTGGTCACGGCGGGGGAAGAAGGCCGCCTTAAGCTGTGGATTGCGGACCTGTCGGTCCTGGGGGATTCGCAGATGTTCGGCGGCCACGCCAACGAGGTCACCTCGCTCGCCGTCAGCCCGGCTGACCCGACGCTGTTCGTGTCGGCCAGTCTGGACGGCACCGTCAAGGTGTGGCGGCTTCAGCCCTAAAGGGTTTTGTGCACAGGCTCTGGGGTTTTACCCCGGTGGTGGCGTTTGCACTCCGGAACACCCCAAGGCGGATTTTGCGGCATGAACGCCGCAAAATCGCAGATAAGGGAGTCGAGAGGTTGGCCATCCTCTCGTGGAGGCGTGGAGGCAGCGCCCTCCACCCACAATATCCGTAACAGCCCTGGCAACAACCCTAGCGCAGTGCCTTGAAGAAGGCATCAAGCAGGGCCGCGCACTCGTCGGCCAGCACGCCGGCGTAGACCTCGACCCGGTGATTGAACTGCGGGTGCCGCAGCAGGTCGACCACGCTTCCCGCGCAGCCGGCCCTCACATCCAGCGTGCCGTAAACCAGCCGCCACAGCCGCGCCTGAACCATCGCCCCCGCGCACATGCAGCACGGTTCGAGCGTGCAGTACAGCGTCACATCTTCCAGCCGCCATTCGCCCACCGCCTGCGCCGCCTCGCGCATCGCGACAATCTCGGCGTGCGCGGTCGGGTCGCCATCGGCCTCGCGCCGGTTGCGCCCGCGCCCGATCACCGCGCCGTCGCGCACCGCCACCGCGCCGACCGGCACATCGCCCGTCACCAGTGCCAGCCGCGCCTCGTCCAGCGCCAGCCGCATAAAATGTGCGTCGTCAAAAAATGCCTGCGTCATGCCCTCAACTATACCCGAAAATCCGGTGGGCACGGACCGCCTGTCGATGGCTATAATCACCGCAAACTGCTCTTGTTCCTACCCGAATATGCGGCCTCATACCTCACCTGTCGATTTCGCGCATCGCCGTTCGTCGTTTGTATGTATAACTAATTTGAGGAGGATCGCCATGGCAGACAAGACCACCATCGATTACGAGAAGGAATTTATTGCCAACGCCAAAGCGCAGACCGGTCACAGCGTCGACGAATGGATGGACGTGATCCGCGCCTCCGGCAAAAAGAAGCACGCCGACGTGCGCGATTGGATCAAATCCGAACACAAGCTCGACCATATGAAAGCCACGTTTCTGGCCTTCATGTTCGACAATGGCGGCAAGCCCGCCTTCGTCGCCGATGACCTGCTCGACACGCTCTTCGCGGGTAAGCCGCTGGCCCGCGAGCTAACCCACGCGCTCGAAACAGCCATCACTGGCGCCAATCCCGGTATCCGCTTCGTCCCCAAGAAGACCTATGTCTCGATTGACGGCGATAAGGTGCTCGGCTGTGCCACCCCCACCAAAGACGGCCTGCGCTTCGGCTTGGACTTGGGAGAGATGCCTTTCGAAGGCCGCGTCCTGAAAGCCAAAAGTCTCGGCGCGATGCCCAACCTTACCCACATGCTCGAACTGCGCGAGGAAAAGGACGTCGACTCCGAACTCCTCAAGCTCGTCGATGTCGCCTTCGAACGCACGCGCAAAAAGCCGAAGAAATGACTCGGCAGGAGTTGGCACTCCTGCACCTCGCATAGCGCTTTTACGGCGTCTGCGCCGTAAAAGCGCAGATGAGGGAGTCCAGAGGGCGCAAGCCCTTTGGTGGAGGTACGGAGGCAAAGCCTCCGCGCGCCTTGCGCGTAACTCAAGTTGTTCAGTCGAACATGCTCAACTGCTTGTAGCCGTCCGGGTCTTCTTCTTCGGCATCCGGCGCAACGGGCGGCTCATCGAGGATCAGCGGCATTTCTTTGACGCCCTGTTCCCACGCCTCGCGCTGAAGCTGCTCCTTGAGCGCATCGCCCTCCAGCGGCTGGCCTTCCATGTCGTGCGGCACGACATCCACCGCGACGCACTGCGGGCATTGGCACTCGGCGGGGTGGCGGTTCGGCAGTGGCTGTTCGAGCAGGTCAAGCGGCGGCAGATAGCCGTCGGGCATGTCCTCCGCGCGCATCGTCGCCTCGATCATCAGCGTCCGCAGGTCATCCTCGCGGAAACCCACGCTGTTCATGATGCCCGTCAGCGTTTCCAGCGTCGCGCGGTCTTTTTCGCGCACGGTCTGTTTGTAGTGTTCGCGCAGGCAGCTGCGCCATTCATCGGCAAACGGGCTTTTGCGGTTCATGTGCCCGGCTCCCTTCCTCTAATAGACCAGAATATAGCCCGTATCCGTCCGCAGCACCAGACGCCCTCGCCGGCGCTATGACGGCTTCGCTCCGTTTTCGTTCTTGGCAATCACCGCCAGGATTTCCGGCCCGTAAGCGTTCAGCCGCCACGGCCCCAACCCCTGGATGTTTTCCAGTTGGTCCAGCGTCGTCGGCGCCTTGAATGCCAGCGACCACAGCGTCTGCTTCGTCACGATCACATCTGATTCGACGCCGCGCGCCTCCGCCCGTTTCCTGCGCCAGCCGTGCAGCGCCGTGTAGCGGTCTGCGATGTCCGGCGGCGTCATCTCTGCGTCCGGCCGCTTCGGGATCGGCGCGTCCTTGCCGCGCGCCACCGCCGCCAGAAACGCATCGCCGTATTTACGCAGCCCGTTGGGCGACAGTCCGAAGACATCCCGCAGCTGGTCGCGGTCTGCCGGCTGCCGCTGGGCCAGCTCGATCAGCGTGCGGTTCTGTACCACGTTCATCGGCGGAATATCCGCTTTTTCGGCCAACGCCTCGCGTGACAGATACACCTCGCGCAGGATCGCCATCTGCCGGCCGTTCAGCCGCGCCGGCTGCCCAATCTTCCAGAAGCCGTCCTCGTCGAACGAACGTCCCTCGTGTGCCGGTGTCAGGCGGCTCAAATCCTCGAAGGTCTCGCGCGCTTCTTCGGCGTGGCCGCGCACTTCCAGTTCCGCCAGTAGCAGGTCGTGCAGCTCCGGCAGGTAATGTGTATCCAGTTGGGCATAGCGCAGGCTGGACATCGCCAGCGGCCGCCGCCCCCAGTTGTCGCGCTGGTGGCTCTTGTCCAGTTCGATCCCCAGGTACGCCTGCACCAGATGGTTCAGCCCGATCTGCTTGACCCCGCAGATTCGCGCCGCCTGCATCGTGTCGAACAGATTGCTGATCGTCATCTGGTAGTCGCGCTTCAGGCACATCAGGTCGTATTCGCTGGCGTGAAAGACCTTCTCGATGCGCGGATCGGCGAACAGGTTACCCAGCGGGTTGAGGTTCGTCAGCGCCAGCGGGTCGATAATGTAATCCGCCGCCCGGCTGCTGATCTGAATCAGGCACACGCGCTCATGATAAACGTGCAGGCTGTTAGACTCGGTATCGATGCCTAACAGTGGCTCCTGGCGGAGCGCCTCGACCATTGCGTCGAGCTTCTTCGGATGGTCTATATAGGTCGCGGGCGGCAAGCTGGAACGGCGTCCAATCATTAGTACTCATTGCAGATTCACAAGCGGCGAGTCATTATGGGCATTATAACGTGTGCCTGTCAGTACCGAACAGTTGCGGCTCAAGTTTTGACATGGCTTTCACGCTTGTGATAAAATACACACAGCACGTAGAACAGAGGAGGCCGGGGGGCGGATATTGCCCTTTTTTCCGTCTCGGGGCCCGGCGCACGTAGGTAAGGATCCAAGCACAATGGCGACAGCAAACCCGACCCAAGGGGCGGCTTCAGCCGCACCCGCAAAGGCGACTACGGTTGAAGTCAGCGCCGTAAGCCGCCGCGAATTCCTGTACTATATCTGGGGCGCGTCCATTGCGCTGCTGCTCGGTGAAGCCGGCGCGGCAATCGTCTGGTTCGCGCTTCCGCGCTTCCGCGAAGGCGAGTTCGGCGGCATCATCCCCGTCGCGCTCGAAGATCTGCCCGATGCAGGCGATGCCCCACTCAGCATCCCCGCCGGCCGTTTCCATGTCTCGCATACGCCCGAAGGTGGCCTTGTCGCGCTCTACGGCGTCTGCACCCATCTTGGCTGCTTGCCCAAGTGGGAACCGGTCGCGGTTCGGTTTGCCTGCCCGTGTCACGGCTCGCAGTACGAAGTCGACGGCCGCTGGATCACCGGTCCTGCCCCCCGTGGCCTCGACCGCTTCCCGCTGACCATCACACTGGCCGACGGCAGCACCCGTACCAACGGTGTCGACGGCTGGCCTATCGATATCACCGATATCACCCTTGACGACATTGTCTTTGTCGCCGTCAACACTGGCGCGCGTCACTGGCCCGCAGCATGGCGCGGCTTTTAGTTTTAGTGCAACCTAAGCGAGTTGAGGAGCGGGTTTAATGTCTGTACTTCCGTTTCCATCATTTTTGGACGACATCAAGGAAAAAGGCCTGAAAAAGGCCGTCTTTGAAGGTGTCGACAATGTCATCGAACGCGTCACCGCGGGGATGAACATTCAGGACATCCGCGAAGCGCTGCGCGGCGAAACACCGACCCGTCGCCCCAACCCGCGCCTGCAGCCCCATGCTGACGGCTTCTGGCTGCACATGCGCCCGTCCTTCTTCCACCGCGATATGACCGGCCTCTACCCGACCTTCCGGTTGGGCTGGCTCTCGACCTATATGGTCGCCTTCGAGACGATCACCGGTATGATCCTGATGGTGTGGTACACGCCATCCCCGGAAATCGCCTACGGCAACATGATCAACATGCTCGGCAATGTGCCGCTCGGCCAGCTGATGCGCGACCTGCACCGCCTCGGCGCGGAAGCCATGGTCCTGATTGTCGTGCTGCACATGCTCCGAACGTTCTTCACAGGAAGTTATAAAAGCCGAGGCAGTTTACGTGGTTCACCGGCGTCGTGCTGGCCTTCGCCACCCTCTTCCTCAGCTTCTCCGGCTATCTGCTCCCGTGGGATCAGCTCTCACTCTGGGCGGTCACCATCGGCGCCTCGATGATCGAAGCCACCCCGCCGAAAATCGTCGGCGATAATCTGAACCTGCTCATCCGCGGCGGCCCGGAAATGGGCGCCAACGGCGTGCTGCGCTTCTACCTGCTGCACGTCCTGCTCGTGCCTGCCGTGCTGTTCATCTTCACCGGCGTGCACTATTACAAGGTCATCGTCCACGGCCACTCGCTGCCGCCCAAGTCCGAGAATGTCGGCGAAGATACGGCTAAGCGCGTCCCGCTCGACAAGCGTGTCTACTTCATCCCCGACGTCCTGACCAGCGAACTCATGTGGATCGCCGTCACTACCCTCGTGATGATCGTCCTGTGCATCTGGTTCTATCACGCGCCGCTTGAAAACCATGCCGACCCGCAAATCACCCCGATCGGCACGACCGCGCCGTGGTATTTCCTCTGGATTCAGGGCGCGCTCAAGCTCGGCGACAAGGTCCTCTGGGGCGTTATCTTCCCCGGCGTCTATCTGGTCGGCCTGATGGTCATTCCTTACATCGATACGACCCCGAGCCGCCGTTATGCCGACCGCCGTTTCGCGCTGACGATGGGCCTCGCGCTCATGTCCTTCACGGTTGTTCTCAGCTACATGGGTCTGCCGGAATACGGCGTCGCCTCCTCGGCGGACACCAAAGTCCTCCACGAGATGACCATGGAGCCGGCCCACAACCACATGGGCAAGCTGCTGCCGGTACCCTACGGCGAACTCGCCCCCGGCGCTTATACCACCGCCCAGTTCGAAGGCGACAACCCGGACAGCGCGGCAAAAGAATTCGATGCGATGATCGCCGAAACCGGCATCCGCGCCGAACTCACCGCCGAATTGAATACCGCTCATCTGGCACAACAGTTCCAGGAGCTGCCATTCGTCGCCATTCCTGATGGGTCGCCGGCCCTGCACAGCGCCATGGAAGAGTTCCATCATCTGTTGTCGATCAACAGCCAGGAACTCCGCAATCCGCACGGCATCGTCATCGTGACCGATAACCAGACAGGACTCAAGCGCCTCGATGTGCTGATCCAGTGGGAAGAAGTCGAACTCGATGCGACCGGCGGCGTCGTGCTGGATACAGACGGTAATCCGATCCCGGTACTGGACGAAGATGGGTTGCCGGTCTATCGCTGGCACGCCGCCCATATCTTCATCCATGAGAACAGCGCCTACTTCCAAAACTAAGGACTTTCGCCCATGCATCGGATGTTGATTGAGCGGATCGAAAACCGCATTTTGGTCGGGATCATTGCCTTCGTAGGCATCATGGTTCTGGTCGGGTGGGTGGCGATCAACGAAAACGCGCGCATGGCTTCTTTCACGCGCCAGTACAATGCACGCTCCGTCGAGCGCGGCGGGGGGCTCTTCGCCGCCAACTGCTCGACCTGTCACGGCGCCGATGGTCTGGGCATCAACGGGCGCGCTCCGGGG
Coding sequences within:
- a CDS encoding DUF4287 domain-containing protein; the encoded protein is MADKTTIDYEKEFIANAKAQTGHSVDEWMDVIRASGKKKHADVRDWIKSEHKLDHMKATFLAFMFDNGGKPAFVADDLLDTLFAGKPLARELTHALETAITGANPGIRFVPKKTYVSIDGDKVLGCATPTKDGLRFGLDLGEMPFEGRVLKAKSLGAMPNLTHMLELREEKDVDSELLKLVDVAFERTRKKPKK
- the tadA gene encoding tRNA adenosine(34) deaminase TadA; translated protein: MTQAFFDDAHFMRLALDEARLALVTGDVPVGAVAVRDGAVIGRGRNRREADGDPTAHAEIVAMREAAQAVGEWRLEDVTLYCTLEPCCMCAGAMVQARLWRLVYGTLDVRAGCAGSVVDLLRHPQFNHRVEVYAGVLADECAALLDAFFKALR
- a CDS encoding cytochrome bc complex cytochrome b subunit, translated to MLAFATLFLSFSGYLLPWDQLSLWAVTIGASMIEATPPKIVGDNLNLLIRGGPEMGANGVLRFYLLHVLLVPAVLFIFTGVHYYKVIVHGHSLPPKSENVGEDTAKRVPLDKRVYFIPDVLTSELMWIAVTTLVMIVLCIWFYHAPLENHADPQITPIGTTAPWYFLWIQGALKLGDKVLWGVIFPGVYLVGLMVIPYIDTTPSRRYADRRFALTMGLALMSFTVVLSYMGLPEYGVASSADTKVLHEMTMEPAHNHMGKLLPVPYGELAPGAYTTAQFEGDNPDSAAKEFDAMIAETGIRAELTAELNTAHLAQQFQELPFVAIPDGSPALHSAMEEFHHLLSINSQELRNPHGIVIVTDNQTGLKRLDVLIQWEEVELDATGGVVLDTDGNPIPVLDEDGLPVYRWHAAHIFIHENSAYFQN
- a CDS encoding Rieske 2Fe-2S domain-containing protein, with the protein product MATANPTQGAASAAPAKATTVEVSAVSRREFLYYIWGASIALLLGEAGAAIVWFALPRFREGEFGGIIPVALEDLPDAGDAPLSIPAGRFHVSHTPEGGLVALYGVCTHLGCLPKWEPVAVRFACPCHGSQYEVDGRWITGPAPRGLDRFPLTITLADGSTRTNGVDGWPIDITDITLDDIVFVAVNTGARHWPAAWRGF
- a CDS encoding ribonuclease D, whose protein sequence is MIGRRSSLPPATYIDHPKKLDAMVEALRQEPLLGIDTESNSLHVYHERVCLIQISSRAADYIIDPLALTNLNPLGNLFADPRIEKVFHASEYDLMCLKRDYQMTISNLFDTMQAARICGVKQIGLNHLVQAYLGIELDKSHQRDNWGRRPLAMSSLRYAQLDTHYLPELHDLLLAELEVRGHAEEARETFEDLSRLTPAHEGRSFDEDGFWKIGQPARLNGRQMAILREVYLSREALAEKADIPPMNVVQNRTLIELAQRQPADRDQLRDVFGLSPNGLRKYGDAFLAAVARGKDAPIPKRPDAEMTPPDIADRYTALHGWRRKRAEARGVESDVIVTKQTLWSLAFKAPTTLDQLENIQGLGPWRLNAYGPEILAVIAKNENGAKPS